The Candidatus Schekmanbacteria bacterium genome includes a region encoding these proteins:
- a CDS encoding NAD(P)/FAD-dependent oxidoreductase, whose protein sequence is MVYDIAIIGGGPAGLVAGMESASKGAKAIIIEKRKNIEKITRCCCMHLILDEGYMGESVRYENDSFIFPKNGFSVPYKGIIKPVYDKFYVSPSGYKLRFRYPEKDKPIVLKFDKGALLKGLWKECEKVGVEMRNETVAYAAEDKGNEVEIKTVSRKRKDSIRSKKIIIADGVNSIIAESLGMNTERQFLTTAYSMIYEMEGVKKYVEASWIGHFGRKYFSNAPVFMGIGLRDGITEVVCDARCLNDFLTKSPLAYLFENAMIEKKTGCSIKVRTPMKKPFKGNAIAAGDSAAYVEVETQGAMMCGYKAAKAVLEELDGKNGFDEYKRWWLKEFEFNSDKFFRVAQGYALIPTYTDDEIDYLFSLVQDRVFPGTFSQYKTPELIWSAFLEYKDKIREERPELFEKIKNLDKMSLKDSF, encoded by the coding sequence ATGGTCTATGATATCGCCATAATAGGAGGAGGTCCTGCAGGCCTTGTGGCAGGAATGGAAAGTGCTTCCAAAGGTGCAAAGGCAATCATTATTGAAAAAAGGAAGAATATAGAAAAGATTACACGCTGCTGCTGTATGCATCTTATTTTAGATGAAGGATATATGGGAGAAAGCGTCAGATATGAAAATGATTCCTTCATCTTCCCTAAAAATGGTTTTTCAGTGCCTTATAAAGGAATAATCAAGCCTGTCTATGATAAATTTTATGTTTCCCCTTCAGGATATAAGTTGAGATTTCGCTATCCTGAAAAAGACAAGCCCATAGTATTGAAGTTTGATAAAGGGGCTCTTCTCAAAGGATTATGGAAAGAATGTGAAAAAGTAGGTGTTGAGATGAGAAATGAAACAGTTGCCTATGCAGCTGAAGACAAAGGCAATGAAGTAGAGATAAAAACAGTCTCACGAAAGAGAAAAGATAGTATCAGGTCAAAAAAGATAATCATTGCCGACGGAGTAAATTCCATTATTGCAGAGAGCCTTGGAATGAATACAGAAAGGCAGTTTCTAACTACGGCATATTCTATGATTTATGAGATGGAAGGTGTAAAGAAATATGTTGAGGCATCATGGATAGGGCATTTTGGAAGAAAATATTTTTCCAATGCGCCAGTATTTATGGGAATAGGGCTTAGAGATGGTATTACCGAAGTGGTTTGTGATGCACGGTGTTTGAATGATTTTTTGACTAAAAGCCCCTTAGCGTATCTTTTTGAGAATGCCATGATAGAGAAGAAAACGGGTTGTTCAATAAAAGTCAGAACGCCAATGAAGAAACCTTTCAAAGGGAATGCAATCGCTGCCGGTGATTCAGCGGCTTATGTGGAAGTGGAAACACAGGGGGCGATGATGTGCGGTTATAAGGCGGCAAAAGCAGTTTTGGAAGAGCTCGATGGCAAAAATGGTTTTGATGAATATAAAAGGTGGTGGCTCAAAGAGTTTGAGTTCAATAGTGACAAGTTTTTTCGTGTAGCTCAAGGATATGCACTGATTCCCACTTATACTGACGATGAAATAGATTATCTTTTTTCTCTTGTTCAGGACAGGGTTTTCCCCGGTACTTTCAGCCAGTATAAAACGCCCGAATTGATTTGGTCGGCTTTTTTAGAATATAAGGATAAAATACGAGAAGAGCGGCCTGAACTTTTTGAAAAGATAAAAAATCTCGACAAAATGAGTCTCAAAGATTCCTTTTGA
- a CDS encoding 4Fe-4S dicluster domain-containing protein: MAPTIDKEKCIACGCCIDACTQGALELQDDSNAVVDEDTCIDCYACVDMCPVSAISQ; encoded by the coding sequence ATGGCGCCAACTATAGATAAAGAAAAATGTATTGCCTGTGGATGCTGTATTGACGCATGCACACAAGGTGCGTTGGAGTTGCAAGACGATTCAAACGCAGTGGTCGATGAAGATACCTGTATAGACTGTTATGCCTGCGTTGATATGTGTCCAGTGAGCGCAATAAGCCAATAG